A single genomic interval of Coccidioides posadasii str. Silveira chromosome 1, complete sequence harbors:
- a CDS encoding uncharacterized protein (EggNog:ENOG410PH2D~COG:S~BUSCO:720at33183), whose amino-acid sequence MSVLRGGSFFQRRLTKLYTDTKSSCESVSTAARPNDDPELISLNRSFRTQKDRLLAWGLDWSDASAAQPNDIDEALAEAGFSDVVASIMSSIQGLLNEAERLQQPDIPKSSPDGLTTGVVKTTWTDNEISRSKALLDELTSHIDTLYDLSRSRRNMTMSISSNTQSQMQSPHSPYSPRPEKSTSKRPLLYPVSLDSKIYPEKHSHLAKRDIKGGSHFSSGTERFAMSSLNLHVDTSAHDHTFLADEALLPFLSSTKEYYINRKALYLSSDGATHAPNPPPYEPVAASANSRVTGQLHTSAIPAPLAEGVNALSVPILVEFSPILMEMQNSPVLPKKQRLDHLSQTLKRLVENARVSHLGLLKFLGYFVDMAHSRYAFVYQMPTDIPSLPRQPSYPIQPKPLVSLLLSGIDPQDTPVPNLEIRFRLAYSLVLAVLHMRSQNLIHGNLNSNNILIFPGVEVSNTGAVDNFPADFRHPYLTSPALFDSEDKNSPPEPLSSSMYRHPDDRRIITDQSAWAYDLYSLGLVLLEIGLWTPISRLWKMKYTNAMFKSRIENVYIKKLGAKCGGAYLQTVQLCLDAPNFHLSTSPMEDLSLRVPQTYHYPWNEPSKANEWDTFSKNFLYTVGKVTFRCCSLDIVAPPPDTDLEESLPPPLSLDLDASSFQEVKPQDLGIPTVEPVVPINIGDDTAPLTDRFGSHINSDNTERRVRKRTLKKWSNLEIPDDHLQAWNKILMPKLSKLLQKILKDSNEPCSVSLMIAGESAETAKTTICVTCTSVRRVKAALKKYFEYDRENWDLIVIRGNINRSKVPRRRRKKAKSSKTAEKAPMDLNPHYQQRPICGASIGAFRSDEHLPPVSYGGAILVDGLPYGMTVHHMLDSPCDDDEEYEDNGCPPRSSGNYTPHTEMQDQDFAYSWCDDVPPQALYPFEISDSEGADDQSIAHSIDETYDDYWLSDSYSSDEAEDVGDFDIDDDTASIGDTEGVDPQDEPRIIVTQPALDDVEDGFFPTPEDRDDEHLASHSLGYVHASSGLRRTTRDGIKHEVDWALIKIDSDRLDATNVVPFTPSASSSSHPHSANIAPSNSADQPPQHQFQNLTKVARLDELGGLYVQCCGRTSGFQSGRISKAMTLVRLPGRQSFSLSFCVDGNFGVPGDSGAWVFNQNGQVCGHVLAWSEKSRTAYIAPMEILLDDIARTLGANSVALPGSEEELAWHGAMAAATSPYVNVAAATTKHSLSVVKDQLPLDLRRLNLDHLDEPSLARQTSGQPTAPGGRNATSSTATSAMKDVPVSGATTYRGINALISHPRTMEHQLA is encoded by the exons ATGTCGGTTCTTCGGGGTGGTTCGTTCTTCCAAAGACGGCTTACAAAGTTGTATACCGATACCAAATCATCGTGCGAAAGCGTCTCTACTGCCGCAAGGCCAAATGACGACCCGGAACTGATCTCCCTTAATCGAAGTTTCCGGACGCAAAAGGACCGATTGTTGGCCTGGGGTCTTGATTGGAGCGATGCCAGCGCTGCGCAGCCCAACGACATTGATGAGGCGCTGGCCGAAGCTGGCTTCAGCGACGTTGTCGCCAGCATCATGTCATCCATTCAGGGACTTTTGAATGAGGCTGAGAGGCTGCAGCAACCTGATATTCCGAAATCCTCTCCGGATGGGCTGACGACTGGCGTGGTCAAGACAACGTGGACAGATAATGAAATATCGAGATCAAAAGCGCTGTTGGACGAGCTGACTTCGCACATTGATACCCTTTATGACTTATCCCGATCACGGAGGAATATGACCATGAGCATCTCATCGAATACACAGTCGCAGATGCAGAGCCCTCATTCTCCATATTCGCCTCGGCCCGAGAAGTCAACGTCAAAAAGGCCACTGTTGTATCCAGTCTCTCTTGATTCTAAGATATATCCCGAGAAGCACAGCCATCTAGCAAAAAGAGACATCAAAGGTGGCTCTCACTTTTCTAGCGGCACAGAGCGATTTGCTATGAGTTCTTTGAATCTTCATGTCGACACCTCGGCTCATGACCACACCTTCCTCGCTGATGAAGCACTTCTACCTTTCTTATCCTCCACAAAAGAATATTACATCAATCGCAAAGCCCTGTACCTTTCCAGTGATGGAGCCACCCACGCTCCCAATCCGCCACCTTATGAACCTGTTGCAGCTTCAGCAAATTCTCGAGTAACGGGGCAGTTGCACACGTCCGCTATACCAGCTCCATTGGCCGAAGGCGTGAATGCCCTTTCGGTTCCGATCTTGGTCGAATTTTCGCCGATACTAATGGAAATGCAGAACTCTCCAGTTTTACCgaaaaagcaaagattgGACCACCTCAGTCAAACCCTGAAACGACTGGTCGAAAATGCCAGGGTCTCTCACCTCGGATTGCTCAAGTTCCTGGGTTACTTCGTCGATATGGCACATTCTCGCTATGCATTTGTCTATCAGATGCCAACAGACATTCCTTCCCTACCAAGGCAGCCGTCTTATCCAATACAACCCAAGCCTCTTGTCTCACTCTTACTCTCCGGTATCGACCCCCAGGATACTCCGGTTCCAAATCTTGAAATAAGATTCCGATTAGCATATAGTCTCGTTTTAGCCGTTCTACATATGCGAAGTCAGAATCTCATCCATGGAAATCTCAACAGCAACAATATCTTGATATTTCCTGGTGTGGAAGTGTCTAACACAGGCGCTGTGGACAACTTCCCCGCAGACTTCCGTCATCCTTACTTAACATCTCCAGCTTTATTTGACAGTGAAGACAAGAATTCTCCTCCCGAACCTCTTTCGTCGAGCATGTACCGGCATCCAGACGATCGACGAATAATTACCGACCAATCCGCATGGGCGTACGACCTTTACAGCCTCGGACTGGTCCTACTTGAGATTGGTCTATGGACTCCCATTAGCAGACTATGGAAGATGAAGTACACAAACGCAATGTTTAAGTCAAGGATCGAAAATGTGTACATAAAGAAGCTCGGGGCTAAGTGCGGAGGAGCGTACCTGCAAACGGTCCAACTCTGTCTCGATGCACCTAATTTCCATCTCTCGACATCTCCTATGGAGGACCTGAGTCTCCGAGTTCCTCAGACATATCACTACCCATGGAACGAGCCGAGCAAGGCCAATGAGTGGGATACTTTCTCGAAGAATTTTCTTTATACGGTCGGGAAAGTAACCTTCCGATGTTGTAGCCTTGATATCGTTGCACCACCTCCTGACACCGATCTCGAGGAGTCTCTTCCGCCGCCTTTGAGCCTTGATCTTGACGCTTCATCATTCCAAGAAGTTAAGCCACAGGATTTGGGAATTCCCACCGTTGAACCTGTTGTTCCAATTAACATTGGGGATGATACTGCACCTTTAACGGATCGATTTGGCTCACACATAAATTCCGACAATACTGAAAGAAGAGTTCGAAAGCGAACCCTTAAAAAATGGTCAAACCTTGAGATACCCGATGATCATCTCCAGGCCTGGAACAAGATACTCATGCCAAAGCTGAGCAAGTTACTTCAGAAAATCCTCAAAGATTCGAATGAACCCTGCAGTGTTAGCTTGATGATCGCTGGCGAATCCGCAGAAACAGCCAAAACAACTATCTGCGTCACCTGCACGAGCGTTCGCAGAGTTAAGGCCGCACTCAAGAAGTATTTTGAGTATGATCGCGAAAACTGGGACTTGATTGTCATCAGGGGGAATATAAACCGATCAAAAGTACCTAGAAGACGTCGCAAGAAAGCTAAAAGCTCAAAGACAGCAGAAAAGGCTCCTATGGATTTGAATCCCCATTACCAACAAAGACCTATATGCGGTGCCTCGATAGGGGCATTCCGTTCGGACGAACATTTGCCACCGGTTTCGTATGGCGGCGCGATCCTCGTGGATGGTCTGCCTTACGGGATGACCGTCCACCATATGCTTGATAGCCCTTGtgacgacgatgaagagTACGAAGATAACGGCTGCCCTCCCCGGTCTTCTGGCAATTATACGCCGCATACGGAGATGCAAGATCAAGACTTTGCTTACTCTTGGTGTGATGATGTCCCACCGCAAGCGCTCTACCCCTTCGAAATTTCCGACAGCGAGGGCGCTGATGACCAATCTATTGCCCATAGTATCGATGAAACATATGATGACTATTGGCTGTCTGATAGTTATTCAAGCGACGAAGCAGAAGACGTCGGGGATTTCGATATTGATGACGATACAGCATCGATCGGAGACACTGAAGGGGTCGACCCTCAAGATGAGCCTCGGATTATAGTCACGCAACCAGCCCTTGATGACGTGGAAGACGGCTTCTTTCCTACTCCTGAGGATCGAGACGACGAGCACCTTGCATCACACTCACTGGGTTATGTCCATGCCTCCTCTGGACTTCGAAGGACAACACGGGATGGAATCAAGCATGAAGTCGATTGGGCGCTTATTAAAATCGATTCTGACCGTTTGGACGCTACCAATGTAGTCCCCTTTACGCCTAGTGCGTCGTCTTCGTCGCATCCACATTCAGCAAATATTGCACCTTCCAACAGCGCCGATCAACCTCCACAGCATCAGTTCCAAAACCTCACAAAAGTAGCCAGACTCGATGAGTTGGGTGGCTTGTATGTACAGTGCTGTGGAAGGACGAGTGGCTTTCAGAGCGGGCGAATTTCCAAGGCAATGACACTTGTCAGATTGCCTGGCCGTCAATCATTTTCTTTGAGCTTTTGCGTTGACGGCAATTTTGGAG TTCCCGGCGATTCTGGTGCATGGGTATTCAATCAAAACGGCCAAGTATGCGGACACGTGCTCGCATGGTCCGAAAAGAGTCGAACGGCATACATCGCACCTATGGAAATCCTCCTCGACGATATCGCACGCACGCTCGGTGCAAACAGCGTGGCGCTTCCGGGTAGCGAAGAAGAATTAGCCTGGCACGGCGCCATGGCCGCTGCGACTTCTCCTTATGTCAATGTCGCCGCTGCAACGACGAAACATAGCCTGAGTGTGGTTAAAGACCAGCTACCTCTAGATCTTCGGAGGCTGAATCTTGATCATCTCGACGAGCCCTCACTCGCTCGACAGACCTCCGGACAACCCACTGCTCCCGGCGGTAGGAACGCGACAAGTTCTACTGCTACTTCTGCCATGAAAGACGTTCCCGTGTCTGGTGCAACCACGTATAGAGGTATCAATGCTTTGATATCCCATCCACGAACTATGGAACACCAACTTGCTTGA
- a CDS encoding uncharacterized protein (EggNog:ENOG410PHMD~COG:A~TransMembrane:16 (i100-119o272-291i732-752o764-783i790-809o967-987i1017-1044o1064-1082i1123-1146o1166-1184i1324-1347o1367-1385i1418-1440o1460-1482i1512-1534o1554-1572i)~BUSCO:246at33183) gives MFAANPGKKGRGPDEADTCRICRGEGSEEEELFYPCKCSGSIKFVHQSCLMEWLSHSQKKYCELCKTPFRFTKLYDPNMPQDLPAPVFLKELMVHSLRSLLTWLRFLLVAFVWLGWLPWSMRAVWRGLFWLADGRWPTSESLPSTTSAAASETLSSLATQGTSPVTNVFSTTSPATAHSLQSTIPQFLFPVSSVLNFTAGEPLIYSIAKRLLANAVVLTTSASTSMDPGNVTTSATRRLRQPSWLSDVDFLNSLTPYPTINNILIDTLEGQLITLLVVILFIHVFLIREWVIQQQPAINLAEGEREAADQLLRDNRINPVVEPEPEQRNEEGLAPIEMPVIEPIQAGHFDVEADDRVSTTDIPFDAEESLPAGGSASPKPFIANTSTSSFLTSEPGPSSEQTNREASMTGPGLDFNRYSNHSWSFGVEGLNETLSPGEQSSNTRDNGGNFSLGGPVIDTLGQIQREEPHFPTFPATTSHTGNALRPFEDDAGSANQPTERSTGISLGDCATASNENLFPVQPAEPEAVGGETTGLPLIPSPIFGNNDINLPANRFDFRPNVEFPEIQASIDEYSRSLRLLETDDAEVRGASTADPTTPMQAPDASSIQATELQRQERPAVPVHAPRNLKERVVEWFWGGIPVQPRRQDEGGDDERIVEDPAQEQPFVPVRHGQHMLDANVAPDNEAPNRAAAPANGGFDNDADAVDDADDLEGVMELIGMHGAIFGLLQNGVFSALLISFTVTVGIWLPYLWGKIALVLLTNPIRLFIGIPLAILSIIADIAVDTVIGSFAYLVYVGNVLIRALLGQIGKAIPLLAKFSASNAVTHASLSLIDGSGQRLRRIMTTFFTFRDSDVPMFSVLAHQALRIHQARLTAVYKFLFHIVKTVTYDAPLHILRQDSSESLLQRLSHVNSMKALTFVTNTSKDFVRVVYSILKYGDLSSLNTSVNYALPANMDSDLAYWDTKDRIIAIFVGYCFASLVGLSYLRLSAYFSGEQRGPRVNGAVAEVLHQAGGVMKVILIIGIEMIVFPLYCGILLDIALMPLFENATFGTRFAFATDSPLTSLFVHWFIGTCYMFHFALFVSMCRKIMRNGVLYFIRDPDDPTFHPVRDVLERNVSTQLRKIGFSALVYGALVIICMGGVVWGLSLALNGVLPLHWSSNEPVLEFPVDLLLYNLVMPLAIRSIKPSDILHNMYEWWFQKCARLLRLTDFLFGQRQLDEEGYYISKTWKQKLLEGRAYFSQPTDNEEPTAKQVQDERNFVRDGKFVRAPASDQVRIPKGTQVFLEVNENNERIDGKPDHDDGLHGKTNEMFTRVYVPPRFRTRIGAFILLIWVFAATTGVCVTIIPLVIGRRMVSILFPENVPINDLYAFSAGLYCVGGIVYGLYHCRHWAIPLRNQAIQLFYSPKNFLSKAFKTMSYVFHLGYVFGAFLFLIPSLFAIITELYFLVPLHTYLNREGTHIIHFVQDWTLGVLYMRMMARLILRNETSRPAMALKAVIRNGWLHPDIKFATRAFIIPAALVTFVAVLTPLLIGFILNGTVFRADSALVHSQVYRYSYPGFLSFVLLCWGSHLLRRQINVWRMSIRDDVYLIGERLHNFGEKRARDVGAARRMINPA, from the exons ATGTTTGCCGCAAATCCTGGTAAGAAAGGGAGAGGTCCAGATGAAGCAGATACTTGTCGAATATGTCGAGGGGAGGGCtcggaggaagaggagctGTTCTATCCCTGCAAATGCAGCGGCAGCATCAAGTTTGTCCACCAGAGCTGCCTGATGGAGTGGCTCTCCCATTCCCAAAAGAAATACTGCGAGCTTTGCAAGACCCCGTTCCGCTTCACCAAGCTTTACGATCCAAATATGCCCCAGGATTTGCCCGCTCCAGTTTTCCTGAAGGAATTGATGGTGCATAGTCTCCGTTCGCTGCTCACCTGGTTGCGCTTTTTGCTCGTGGCCTTTGTCTGGCTTGGCTGGCTGCCTTGGTCTATGAGGGCGGTCTGGCGGGGACTCTTCTGGCTTGCCGATGGACGCTGGCCAACTTCTGAGAGCCTTCCTTCCACGACCTCTGCTGCGGCCAGTGAGACTTTAAGTAGCCTCGCTACCCAGGGCACGTCACCCGTTACAAATGTTTTCAGCACGACTTCTCCGGCGACCGCCCACAGTCTTCAATCAACCATTCCACAGTTCCTTTTCCCCGTGTCATCGGTATTGAACTTCACTGCAGGGGAACCTTTGATATATTCCATCGCCAAACGGCTCCTGGCCAATGCTGTCGTTCTTACTACTTCCGCCTCGACCTCTATGGATCCCGGAAACGTAACTACATCGGCAACGAGGCGTTTGCGACAGCCGTCATGGCTGTCTGATGTTgatttcttgaatagctTAACTCCATATCCAACCATAAACAATATATTAATCGATACTTTGGAAGGCCAATTGATCACCTTGCTCGTGGTGATCCTATTTATACACGTATTTCTAATACGGGAATGGGTCATACAACAGCAACCCGCCATAAATCTCGCTGAAGGCGAGCGGGAAGCCGCTGATCAGCTGCTTCGAGACAATAGAATTAACCCTGTTGTGGAACCGGAACCCGAGCAGAGAAACGAGGAAGGACTGGCACCCATTGAAATGCCAGTTATTGAACCAATTCAAGCTGGCCACTTTGACGTTGAAGCGGATGATAGAGTCTCTACGACCGATATCCCATTTGATGCTGAAGAAAGTCTGCCAGCGGGAGGCAGTGCTTCCCCCAAACCCTTTATCGCCAATACGAGCACATCTTCGTTCCTCACATCAGAACCTGGCCCTTCTAGCGAACAAACAAACAGGGAAGCTTCTATGACTGGTCCGGGCCTGGATTTCAATCGTTATTCTAACCATTCATGGAGCTTTGGGGTTGAAGGTTTGAATGAAACTCTATCGCCAGGCGAGCAAAGCTCAAATACTAGAGACAACGGAGGCAATTTCAGCCTGGGAGGGCCTGTGATTGATACTTTAGGTCAGATTCAACGCGAAGAACCTCATTTCCCTACCTTCCCAGCTACTACGTCGCACACAGGGAACGCGCTGAGGCCGTTCGAGGATGACGCCGGATCCGCCAATCAACCCACTGAACGCTCTACGGGCATATCTCTAGGCGACTGTGCCACTGCTTCAAACGAAAATTTATTTCCAGTACAACCCGCAGAACCCGAGGCTGTTGGCGGAGAAACTACGGGGCTACCGTTGATTCCTTCCCCAATTTTTGGAAATAATGATATCAATTTACCGGCAAATCGTTTCGATTTTCGACCAAACGTTGAGTTTCCCGAAATCCAGGCGAGTATTGACGAGTATTCCCGTTCTCTTCGTCTTCTAGAAACGGATGACGCAGAAGTCCGCGGGGCGTCAACTGCGGATCCCACTACCCCGATGCAAGCACCAGACGCTAGTTCAATACAGGCAACGGAATTGCAGAGGCAAGAGAGGCCAGCTGTTCCAGTCCATGCTCCGAGGAATCTGAAAGAGCGTGTGGTGGAATGGTTTTGGGGTGGTATCCCTGTTCAGCCAAGGCGACAGGATGAAGGGGGCGATGACGAGCGTATTGTTGAGGACCCAGCTCAAGAACAGCCGTTTGTTCCTGTCCGCCATGGCcagcatatgctggatgCCAATGTAGCCCCTGATAATGAAGCCCCTAATCGTGCGGCGGCTCCGGCGAATGGAGGATTTGATAATGATGCCGATGCAGTGGATGATGCCGACGATCTGGAAGGTGTTATGGAGCTCATTGGAATGCATGGTGCAATTTTCGGCCTTCTTCAAAACGGGGTTTTCAGCGCTCTCCTTATTTCGTTTACCGTCACCGTGGGCATCTGGCTTCCGTACCTATGGGGTAAAATCGCTCTAGTCCTACTAACCAACCCTATACGGTTGTTCATCGGAATTCCTCTTGCAATCCTATCAATAATCGCCGATATTGCTGTCGACACCGTCATTGGAAGCTTTGCCTATCTGGTATACGTTGGAAATGTCTTAATAAGGGCTCTCTTGGGACAAATTGGGAAAGCCATCCCTCTTCTCGCGAAATTCTCAGCAAGTAATGCTGTTACTCACGCCTCGCTAAGTTTAATTGATGGAAGTGGCCAGCGTCTGAGACGGATAATGACGACTTTCTTCACCTTCCGCGATTCCGATGTTCCGATGTTTTCCGTCCTTGCCCATCAAGCTTTGCGAATACATCAGGCTCGGCTTACTGCTGTCTATAAGTTCCTCTTCCACATTGTTAAAACGGTGACTTACGATGCTCCTCTGCATATCCTTCGGCAAGACAGCAGTGAATCGCTACTTCAACGGCTTTCTCATGTGAATTCCATGAAAGCTCTAACTTTCGTTACAAACACGTCGAAGGATTTTGTACGGGTGGTCTATTCCATCTTGAAGTATGGAGATTTGTCGAGCTTGAATACTTCCGTGAATTATGCCCTGCCCGCAAATATGGACTCTGATCTAGCCTACTGGGATACCAAGGATAGGATCATTGCCATTTTCGTCGGCTATTGTTTCGCATCGCTTGTTGGCTTATCCTATCTTCGCCTCTCGGCGTATTTCTCTGGAGAACAACGCGGCCCAAGAGTAAATGGTGCCGTGGCTGAAGTCCTTCACCAGGCTGGCGGAGTCATGAAGGTCATTCTGATTATTGGGATTGAAATGATCGTGTTTCCACTTTACTGTGGTATCCTGCTTGACATCGCCCTCATGCCACTCTTTGAAAATGCCACATTCGGGACAAGATTCGCATTTGCTACAGATTCTCCGCTTACTTCACTGTTCGTACATTGGTTCATCGGCACTTGCTACATGTTTCACTTTGCGCTCTTCGTGTCTATGTGCAGAAAGATCATGCGCAATGGTGTCCTCT ACTTCATTCGGGATCCTGATGACCCGACATTCCACCCTGTACGCGATGTCCTCGAGCGCAACGTGTCAACACAGCTCCGAAAGATCGGGTTTAGCGCCCTAGTGTATGGGGCGCTTGTGATCATTTGTATGGGTGGCGTAGTATGGGGGTTGTCTTTGGCTCTCAATGGAGTACTGCCATTACATTGGTCATCTAATGAACCAGTGCTCGAATTCCCAGTGGATTTGCTTTTATATAACCTCGTTATGCCACTTGCCATTCGATCCATCAAACCGTCGGATATCCTGCATAATATGTACGAATGGTGGTTCCAAAAATGCGCACGTCTTCTAAGATTAACAGACTTCCTTTTTGGGCAGAGACAACTGGATGAGGAAGGGTATTATATTAGCAAGACATGGAAGCAAAAGTTATTGGAAGGGAGAGCGTATTTTTCACAGCCAACCGACAACGAGGAGCCGACGGCAAAGCAAGTGCAAGATGAAAGGAATTTTGTGCGTGATGGCAAGTTTGTCCGCGCTCCAGCATCCGACCAGGTTCGAATACCCAAAGGAACGCAAGTATTCCTCGAAGTTAATGAGAACAACGAACGGATCGATGGTAAACCCGACCACGATGATGGCTTGCATGGCAAGACCAACGAAATGTTTACGAGAGTTTATGTGCCTCCTAGATTCAGGACTAGAATTGGTGCCTTCATTTTATTGATATGGGTGTTCGCCGCTACAACGGGTGTGTGTGTCACGATTATACCGTTAGTTATTGGGCGGAGAATGGTCTCGATCCTGTTTCCAGAAAATGTTCCGATCAATGATCTCTATGCCTTTTCAGCTGGGCTATATTGTGTTGGTGGAATTGTCTACGGCCTGTATCATTGCCGTCATTGGGCGATCCCTCTACGTAACCAGGCCATTCAGCTGTTTTATTCACCGAAGAATTTCCTCAGCAAAGCGTTCAAAACGATGTCATATGTCTTCCACCTAGGATACGTTTTCGGAGCGTTCCTCTTCCTGATCCCGTCCTTGTTTGCGATTATTACGGAACTTTATTTCCTCGTTCCACTCCATACATATCTCAATCGCGAGGGAACTCATATCATCCATTTTGTTCAGGATTGGACTCTTGGTGTTTTGTATATGCGGATGATGGCACGCCTGATTCTGCGTAACGAAACATCACGGCCTGCCATGGCTCTTAAGGCGGTTATCCGAAACGGCTGGCTCCATCCTGACATCAAATTTGCCACCAGGGCATTTATAATACCGGCAGCTCTGGTCACTTTCGTGGCAGTACTGACTCCTCTTTTGATTGGGTTCATATTGAATGGGACGGTCTTTAGAGCAGATTCCGCATTGGTACACTCTCAAGTCTACCGATATTCATACCCAGGATTTCTCTCCTTCGTTCTTCTATGCTGGGGATCGCATCTTCTCCGTCGCCAGATTAATGTCTGGCGCATGAGCATTAGAGACGATGTTTATTTGATTGGCGAGCGATTGCATAATTTCGGGGAAAAGAGAGCGAGGGATGTTGGTGCTGCCAGGCGCATGATCAACCCTGCATGA